A part of Bremerella cremea genomic DNA contains:
- a CDS encoding DnaJ C-terminal domain-containing protein: protein MADDYYQILGVKRSATPEEIRKAYKKLAQKHHPDLNPDDKNAQAKFKEIQNAYDVIGDAEKRKKYDQFGSNFENMGAGPGPGPGPGGFHQYRSAGGGPGPGGQQFEFDLGDLFGGGGGGQGFSDIFGFGGGGGGAGGGSRRRHAQPMRGHDIQHDTSVSFKQAMEGGEINLNVRRPNGEMDRLTAKIPPGIEDGKKIRLRGQGDPGPGGGPNGDLLIRIHVESHKYFKRNGKDLEVQVPVTLAEAMLGGSVDVPTPGGTVTMKIPPGSSSGRRLRVRGQGVPSSKGDAGDLYVVLQVTVPEHPSDELKAAVQSFADSHPDENPRKDLRW, encoded by the coding sequence ATGGCTGACGATTACTATCAAATCTTGGGAGTCAAGCGTTCCGCAACCCCGGAAGAGATCCGCAAGGCGTACAAAAAACTGGCCCAGAAGCATCACCCCGACCTCAACCCGGACGACAAGAATGCTCAGGCCAAGTTTAAAGAGATTCAAAACGCCTACGACGTGATCGGCGACGCGGAGAAGCGGAAGAAGTACGACCAATTTGGCAGCAACTTCGAAAACATGGGAGCTGGTCCCGGTCCCGGCCCCGGACCTGGCGGTTTCCATCAATACCGCTCGGCGGGAGGTGGCCCCGGACCTGGCGGCCAGCAATTTGAATTCGACCTGGGCGACCTCTTCGGTGGTGGAGGAGGCGGCCAAGGTTTCTCGGATATCTTCGGCTTTGGCGGCGGAGGAGGCGGTGCCGGTGGCGGTTCGCGGCGGCGGCATGCCCAACCGATGCGGGGGCACGATATCCAGCACGACACCAGCGTCTCCTTCAAGCAAGCGATGGAAGGGGGCGAGATCAACCTGAACGTCCGTCGGCCTAACGGCGAGATGGACCGGCTGACCGCCAAAATTCCTCCGGGGATCGAAGATGGCAAGAAGATTCGTCTCCGTGGCCAAGGCGACCCCGGCCCAGGGGGCGGACCGAATGGGGATTTGTTGATTCGGATCCATGTCGAGTCCCACAAATACTTCAAACGGAACGGCAAAGACCTGGAAGTCCAAGTTCCCGTGACGTTGGCTGAGGCCATGCTAGGCGGCTCGGTCGATGTTCCTACACCAGGGGGAACGGTCACCATGAAGATTCCGCCAGGCAGTTCCAGCGGACGCCGCCTCCGGGTGCGTGGCCAAGGCGTGCCCAGCAGCAAGGGAGACGCGGGCGACCTCTATGTGGTGCTGCAAGTCACCGTGCCAGAGCACCCTTCGGACGAACTGAAGGCCGCTGTGCAGAGCTTTGCCGACAGCCACCCGGACGAGAACCCGCGCAAAGACCTGCGGTGGTAA
- a CDS encoding DUF2314 domain-containing protein has protein sequence MNDDANLIPMFIPSLGAILIAAEDKKGEPLTNNEVLSIRDNAACIMMRHSDAAKLAESRGYDDIDPDNCWYDWQMLRRELDRKPKLDPGARVDMFSASDPAYQECVAKARESLDEFRSMIPRYDSHSCLIKTRLDDGQSSGFVWLFNTTISGNSFTAELFEVPPSVSLLKVGQVLEVAFADVIDWMINDDGTLHGGFTLRYHRAKLPPDERAEFDAHVGVTKYG, from the coding sequence ATGAATGACGACGCGAACCTTATACCGATGTTCATACCATCTCTTGGTGCGATCCTAATCGCAGCAGAGGACAAGAAGGGCGAGCCGCTCACGAATAACGAAGTTCTCTCGATCCGCGACAATGCCGCTTGCATCATGATGCGGCATTCTGATGCCGCAAAGTTGGCTGAGTCTCGCGGCTACGACGACATTGATCCAGATAACTGCTGGTACGACTGGCAGATGCTTCGGCGCGAACTTGACCGAAAACCGAAACTCGACCCTGGTGCTCGCGTGGATATGTTCAGCGCGTCCGACCCTGCGTATCAAGAATGTGTTGCAAAGGCACGCGAATCACTCGATGAGTTTCGGTCGATGATTCCTCGGTATGATTCGCATTCGTGCCTAATCAAAACCAGACTTGATGACGGTCAGAGTAGCGGTTTCGTCTGGCTGTTTAACACGACCATTTCCGGCAATAGCTTCACCGCTGAACTATTCGAGGTTCCACCATCGGTTTCGCTGTTGAAGGTCGGACAAGTGCTCGAGGTTGCATTCGCTGATGTAATCGACTGGATGATCAACGATGATGGAACGCTGCATGGCGGTTTCACATTGCGCTACCATCGTGCGAAACTTCCTCCTGACGAACGTGCGGAGTTTGATGCACACGTTGGCGTCACAAAATACGGGTAA
- the yidD gene encoding membrane protein insertion efficiency factor YidD — protein sequence MKFLYAAGQALLAETMIFLVRCYQYTLSPIVGQQCRFHPTCSHYFIRAVRKYGPISGALRGAWRILRCNPFCRSGFDPP from the coding sequence ATGAAGTTCCTGTACGCGGCCGGCCAGGCCTTGCTGGCAGAAACCATGATTTTTTTGGTTCGCTGCTACCAATACACACTTAGCCCGATAGTAGGGCAGCAGTGTCGTTTTCACCCGACTTGCAGCCACTACTTCATCCGGGCGGTTCGCAAATACGGCCCAATTTCAGGGGCTTTGCGTGGTGCGTGGCGAATTTTGCGCTGCAATCCTTTCTGCCGCAGTGGCTTTGATCCGCCGTAA
- a CDS encoding flagellar basal body P-ring protein FlgI — translation MPRHGRSNTARILVACLLIAGQISTLGCIAPWTSNDPKEVEPSHDWDKVETVGDLTGVVGMNSAIIKAITLVTTLKGTGSDPPPGEARNLVLGEMRTRQIDNPSQWLGSPNTAVVFAEAIIPPGARKGDIVDVRVVVPPETDTTSLESGYMPETRLGDMAMLGGKMRKGRDIARASGPIVLDSVIDGTVTEANQKRGNILGGARLVEERPLGLGLVKDHVSIAASSRVGAVINKRFYMYLDGSKQGVANPQSDKYIELAVHPRYKDNISRYMRVIRYIPIAMTTPARLEYIAEAEKLLLDQATTQVGAMKLEAVGKEGIESLKKGLDSDHELVRFCSAEALAYLNDSECIEPLTEAARRNNGFRYRALLALGSFDDLDVIDAMEGLLNAESAEARYGAFDQLKKRSNELPSIAGITLANGVQLHAIRSIAPALVHFRLKDRPEITVFGNDVRLEGDVIFIGQNGLTIRSNGHRKLKVMRFTAGEEEEIRECSTDVVQLIRALTDLDCQYGEIVRTLFGLRNEGYMSVRVEVNAMPRPDRSYIKSEEEDAGELESSEMLADNFTQTGDSAKTEESSEVSTSAEGDGALIPTFD, via the coding sequence ATGCCACGGCACGGACGCTCGAACACGGCTCGCATTCTTGTTGCCTGTCTTTTAATAGCAGGACAGATTTCCACGCTTGGCTGCATAGCCCCGTGGACCAGCAACGATCCGAAAGAGGTCGAACCTTCTCACGATTGGGACAAGGTAGAGACCGTTGGTGACTTGACAGGAGTCGTCGGGATGAACTCGGCGATTATCAAGGCGATTACGCTGGTAACTACCTTAAAAGGAACCGGCAGCGATCCTCCTCCTGGGGAAGCTCGCAACTTGGTTCTCGGCGAGATGCGAACCCGTCAGATCGATAATCCCAGCCAGTGGTTAGGCTCGCCTAACACGGCGGTTGTCTTTGCGGAAGCGATTATTCCTCCTGGTGCCCGCAAAGGGGATATTGTGGACGTTCGTGTGGTCGTGCCACCAGAGACCGATACAACCAGCTTAGAAAGTGGTTACATGCCGGAAACCCGCTTGGGCGATATGGCAATGCTGGGTGGCAAGATGCGAAAAGGGCGTGATATCGCCAGGGCTTCTGGCCCGATCGTGCTCGATAGTGTGATTGATGGAACGGTAACCGAGGCCAACCAAAAACGTGGCAACATTTTGGGTGGTGCTCGTCTCGTCGAAGAACGTCCTCTGGGCTTAGGCTTGGTGAAAGATCACGTTTCGATTGCGGCGAGTAGCCGAGTTGGGGCCGTGATCAACAAACGGTTCTACATGTACCTGGACGGCTCGAAGCAAGGAGTCGCCAATCCACAGTCCGACAAATACATCGAACTAGCCGTTCATCCCCGCTACAAAGATAACATCTCGCGCTACATGCGAGTCATTCGCTACATCCCTATTGCGATGACCACCCCTGCCCGTCTCGAGTATATCGCTGAGGCGGAGAAGTTGCTGTTGGATCAAGCCACGACCCAAGTCGGGGCAATGAAACTGGAAGCGGTCGGCAAAGAAGGGATCGAATCACTCAAAAAGGGACTCGATTCCGATCACGAACTGGTGCGATTTTGTTCGGCGGAAGCGTTGGCTTACCTGAACGATTCCGAGTGTATCGAGCCGCTGACCGAAGCGGCCCGGCGGAACAATGGTTTCCGCTATCGCGCTTTGCTCGCATTGGGGTCGTTTGACGACTTGGACGTGATCGATGCTATGGAAGGTTTGCTTAACGCCGAAAGTGCGGAAGCTCGGTACGGTGCGTTCGATCAGCTGAAGAAACGCTCGAACGAACTTCCTTCAATTGCGGGGATAACGCTGGCCAATGGTGTGCAATTGCACGCGATTCGTTCGATTGCTCCGGCGTTGGTTCACTTTCGTTTGAAAGACCGACCTGAAATTACCGTGTTTGGCAACGATGTCCGGCTCGAAGGGGATGTCATCTTCATCGGCCAGAATGGACTCACCATTCGCAGCAATGGGCATCGCAAGCTGAAAGTGATGCGATTCACCGCTGGCGAAGAGGAAGAGATTCGTGAGTGCTCGACCGATGTGGTCCAGCTGATCCGCGCGTTGACAGATTTGGATTGTCAGTACGGCGAAATCGTGCGTACGCTGTTCGGCCTGCGAAACGAAGGATACATGTCGGTACGTGTTGAAGTGAACGCGATGCCGCGACCAGACCGCAGCTACATCAAATCGGAAGAAGAGGACGCTGGCGAGCTTGAATCGAGCGAAATGCTAGCCGATAACTTCACCCAAACCGGAGATTCTGCCAAAACCGAAGAGTCTTCCGAGGTATCCACCTCCGCTGAAGGGGATGGCGCCTTGATCCCGACGTTCGATTAG
- the rnpA gene encoding ribonuclease P protein component, translating into MADNSQRFPATVRLKKPSEFDTVFTRRSSAGNGWLVVYAARNDAQQARIGLVVSKKKIGNAVQRNRWKRRLREAFRLNRQKLPFGFDLVVLPQSKQHPSFAALESGLVQLAHRAARKWKRNHASTDKPAPGNDQR; encoded by the coding sequence GTGGCCGATAACTCTCAGCGATTTCCGGCGACTGTTCGTTTGAAGAAACCAAGCGAGTTCGACACCGTTTTTACGCGTCGCTCGTCGGCTGGCAACGGTTGGCTGGTCGTTTATGCCGCGCGAAACGATGCCCAGCAAGCGCGGATCGGGTTGGTGGTTTCCAAAAAGAAAATCGGCAACGCGGTACAGCGAAACCGGTGGAAGCGTCGCCTCCGCGAGGCCTTTCGGTTGAACCGCCAAAAGCTGCCGTTCGGTTTCGATTTGGTGGTGCTGCCCCAATCGAAGCAGCACCCGTCGTTCGCAGCACTGGAAAGCGGACTGGTGCAACTTGCCCATCGTGCTGCCCGCAAATGGAAGCGTAACCATGCCAGCACCGACAAGCCCGCGCCTGGGAACGATCAGCGATGA
- a CDS encoding DUF6193 family natural product biosynthesis protein: protein MSDPDLYPDLRKAGGLSAAFNVALSALESRLTAKDLPEDIRFVNYARIAADDRFSQVYIAAEERLFLIDFWRAGVQYANAQTDSLALSARLIDSWVGKACSLDELCKLPAIRLRPGAKAFDAGNEVNFAWERYLSDDDDLPELRELFRLAAAVPKLRQLFPFTSLHRLCFSRCTGYPYVCDLPYLCPCEDGTYEARDAKNRLLYKGTAAEAVQAATAILPADCGPARPGTADDYTAT from the coding sequence ATGTCTGATCCTGACCTATACCCAGATCTGCGAAAGGCAGGCGGTCTCTCCGCCGCCTTCAATGTTGCACTTTCTGCCCTAGAGTCTCGTCTGACAGCCAAGGATCTCCCTGAAGATATCCGGTTTGTTAACTATGCTCGCATTGCTGCTGATGATCGATTTTCGCAGGTGTACATCGCAGCCGAGGAACGCCTCTTCCTGATCGATTTCTGGCGTGCAGGGGTGCAGTATGCGAACGCCCAGACCGATAGCCTCGCCCTGTCTGCTAGGCTCATCGACTCGTGGGTTGGCAAGGCCTGTTCTCTGGACGAGTTGTGCAAGTTGCCCGCGATACGGCTTCGCCCCGGAGCCAAGGCCTTTGATGCAGGCAATGAGGTCAACTTCGCGTGGGAACGGTACTTGAGCGATGATGATGATCTTCCAGAGCTAAGGGAGTTGTTCAGGCTAGCGGCGGCGGTTCCCAAGCTGCGCCAGCTCTTCCCGTTCACTAGTCTGCATCGTCTGTGTTTCAGCCGATGCACCGGTTACCCCTATGTATGCGATCTTCCCTACCTCTGTCCATGTGAGGACGGCACGTATGAAGCCAGAGATGCCAAGAATCGGCTATTGTACAAGGGCACGGCAGCTGAAGCAGTGCAAGCTGCAACTGCAATCCTTCCAGCTGACTGCGGTCCAGCTAGACCTGGAACTGCAGATGACTACACCGCAACATAA
- the smc gene encoding chromosome segregation protein SMC: MLKALELHGFKSFADKTRLEFPQGITVVVGPNGSGKSNIVDAIKWVLGEQSAKSLRGKEMADVIFKGSAAHGRKPMNAAEATIVFDNAEGTLPIDAPEVHVTRRVFRSGEGEYLINRHPCRLRDVKDLCRGTGIGTDAYSIIEQGKVDTLLQASPRDRRAVFEEAAGISRFKAKKLETQRRLDRVDQNLVRLSDIVEEVGSRYRSIKAQAGKAQKYREYTERLKLLRTVVGMQDWNSLSTRVEQYSSELEALRQEQADAQQIIAQAEAGLESAEAKLFELQSLLSQKEEQHAKLAQRLATIHSAAGMQFRALEDLEQEAKVQAINLARNFTALRTLTADLADARQHLSKAMTQRDVVSADLESVEAATQEVQAEIETKREQGETNRQKHLEMLRHVSTLDNALGAVKARIESDRNQLTAIEQAIERDEARLEEHRSELGKLTEDEGSLVEHLSTAQADVTDAKGALRVKEQEAADIQADLDALSRRRAVAAERASVLDELERTSEGVNSGVKEILSRARVERLPLFQSVIGLVADVVRVDVEYARMIEISLADAAQLVLLENGDLLQQVLEREVIFPGRVGLLDIESLPQPQSEEPAGLRQESGVLGNALDFVEAEDEFLPVAAFLLSDIWFVDNARSAIELKKRYPQRLRFVTRDGELLEADGRVYAGPTTNVGGIISRRSELRALRNEVEKLEQAFEKKEALLSDEQQTIAQQKQALEDLVGQQQEASSVLTEHRLVKQRLESRIADADSELKKRLEQRETIETRIESDEKQLAEQEIELAATREAISQLEVESESLTQTLGELEASLSDSRGQITGLKVELARAEQQVESHEASSQRLQENLAERSAALTDVRQAIAQNATKIQNQQLEILRGTSEYASAMLKLAESNDALAADRANRKHLEKAKSENTSKLVEARQRQRTVDDQLHRKELSFTDLRHERSTLERRLRDDYAIEISEVELDLDAVELPGDRAAVDEEIADLRRKISNIGSVNMQALQELDEFQTRFEQLDGQLKDLTEAKESLEKIISKINVDSRRLFEETLETVRSNFQVMFRRVFGGGSADIIVEEGVDILEAGIDVIATPPGKSSLNISLLSGGERALTAVTLLLAIFQFRPSPFCILDEVDGPLDEANIGRFVDVLNGFLDWTRFVIVSHSKATMSAATTLHGVTMQESGISKRVSVRFDDVNETGDGDVSVA; this comes from the coding sequence ATGCTGAAAGCCTTAGAGCTTCACGGCTTTAAGAGTTTTGCCGACAAGACTCGCCTGGAATTCCCGCAAGGAATCACGGTGGTTGTTGGTCCCAATGGTTCCGGCAAGTCGAACATTGTTGACGCGATCAAATGGGTTCTCGGCGAACAAAGTGCCAAGAGCCTGCGTGGCAAGGAAATGGCCGACGTCATCTTTAAGGGCTCGGCCGCCCATGGACGCAAACCGATGAACGCCGCCGAGGCGACCATTGTGTTTGACAATGCGGAAGGAACCTTGCCGATCGATGCCCCGGAGGTTCACGTCACGCGGCGTGTTTTCCGCAGTGGCGAAGGGGAATATCTAATCAACCGGCATCCCTGCCGCCTGCGCGATGTGAAAGACTTGTGCCGTGGTACCGGGATCGGCACCGACGCGTACAGCATCATCGAACAGGGGAAAGTCGATACCCTGCTGCAAGCTTCGCCGCGCGATCGCCGGGCAGTGTTCGAGGAAGCTGCCGGCATCAGCCGCTTCAAAGCCAAAAAACTGGAAACGCAGCGGCGGTTGGATCGTGTCGACCAAAATCTGGTTCGCCTGTCCGATATTGTGGAAGAGGTCGGCTCGCGTTATCGCAGCATCAAAGCTCAGGCCGGCAAAGCGCAGAAATATCGCGAATACACCGAACGGCTGAAGCTGCTGCGAACGGTTGTCGGGATGCAAGATTGGAACAGTCTTTCTACCCGCGTCGAACAATATTCCAGCGAACTGGAAGCCCTGCGGCAAGAACAAGCCGATGCCCAGCAAATCATCGCTCAAGCGGAAGCAGGCTTAGAAAGTGCCGAAGCGAAACTATTCGAGCTGCAATCGCTGCTGAGCCAGAAGGAAGAGCAGCACGCGAAGCTGGCTCAACGTTTGGCCACGATTCATTCCGCTGCCGGCATGCAGTTCCGAGCCTTGGAAGACCTGGAGCAGGAAGCCAAGGTGCAAGCCATCAACCTGGCTCGCAACTTCACTGCCCTGCGCACCCTGACCGCCGACCTGGCCGACGCGCGGCAGCATCTTTCCAAAGCGATGACGCAGCGCGATGTGGTCTCGGCAGATCTCGAAAGTGTCGAGGCCGCTACGCAGGAAGTTCAAGCCGAGATCGAAACCAAACGAGAACAAGGGGAAACCAATCGCCAGAAGCATCTGGAAATGCTGCGGCATGTCTCGACTTTGGACAACGCTCTGGGGGCGGTTAAGGCGCGAATTGAAAGCGACCGAAACCAACTGACCGCGATTGAACAAGCGATTGAGCGGGACGAGGCTCGCTTGGAAGAGCATCGCTCTGAACTGGGGAAGTTAACGGAAGACGAAGGAAGCCTGGTCGAGCACCTTTCGACCGCCCAGGCCGACGTGACCGACGCCAAGGGAGCCCTCCGCGTTAAAGAGCAGGAAGCGGCTGACATCCAAGCCGATCTCGATGCCCTGTCTCGCCGCCGCGCCGTGGCTGCCGAACGGGCTTCGGTTCTCGACGAACTAGAGCGGACCAGCGAAGGGGTCAACTCGGGGGTAAAAGAGATCCTTTCCCGGGCACGCGTCGAACGATTGCCGTTGTTTCAATCGGTGATTGGCCTGGTGGCCGACGTGGTGCGGGTCGACGTCGAATATGCCCGCATGATCGAAATTTCGTTGGCCGATGCCGCCCAGTTGGTGCTGCTGGAAAACGGCGATCTGTTGCAGCAAGTGTTAGAGCGGGAAGTGATCTTTCCGGGGCGGGTTGGCTTGCTCGATATCGAGTCGCTGCCGCAACCACAGAGCGAAGAGCCCGCCGGTCTGCGGCAGGAATCGGGCGTGCTAGGCAACGCACTCGACTTTGTGGAAGCAGAGGACGAGTTCCTGCCGGTCGCTGCGTTTTTGCTGAGTGATATCTGGTTCGTCGATAATGCCCGCTCGGCAATTGAACTAAAAAAACGGTATCCGCAGCGTTTGCGTTTTGTTACCCGCGATGGCGAGTTGTTAGAAGCAGATGGTCGCGTTTATGCCGGACCGACGACCAACGTCGGGGGCATCATTTCGCGACGAAGCGAACTGCGTGCCCTGCGTAACGAGGTCGAAAAGCTGGAACAGGCCTTCGAGAAAAAAGAAGCCCTCCTAAGCGATGAGCAGCAAACGATCGCCCAGCAGAAACAAGCCTTGGAAGACCTGGTCGGTCAGCAGCAGGAAGCCTCGTCGGTACTAACGGAACATCGCTTGGTGAAGCAGCGGCTGGAATCCCGCATTGCCGATGCCGATAGCGAACTGAAAAAACGGCTGGAACAACGGGAAACGATTGAAACTCGGATCGAGAGCGACGAGAAGCAACTCGCCGAACAGGAAATCGAGTTGGCCGCCACGCGCGAAGCGATTTCCCAGTTGGAAGTCGAAAGCGAAAGCCTCACCCAAACGCTGGGCGAACTGGAAGCGAGCCTGAGCGATAGCCGCGGGCAGATTACTGGTTTGAAGGTGGAACTGGCCCGGGCCGAACAGCAGGTCGAATCGCATGAGGCAAGCAGCCAGCGTCTGCAAGAGAACCTTGCCGAACGGAGCGCGGCCCTGACCGACGTTCGCCAGGCCATCGCCCAGAATGCCACCAAGATTCAAAACCAGCAGCTCGAAATCTTACGCGGGACCAGCGAGTACGCGTCGGCGATGCTCAAGCTGGCCGAGTCGAACGACGCCCTGGCCGCTGATCGCGCTAACCGCAAACATTTAGAAAAAGCCAAATCAGAAAACACCTCGAAACTGGTCGAAGCCCGCCAGCGGCAACGGACCGTCGACGATCAATTGCACCGTAAAGAGCTTTCGTTTACCGACCTGCGGCACGAGCGAAGCACGCTTGAACGTCGCTTGCGAGACGACTACGCGATCGAGATTTCGGAAGTAGAACTCGATTTGGATGCGGTCGAACTGCCTGGCGACCGGGCTGCGGTCGACGAAGAAATCGCCGACCTGCGGCGTAAGATCAGCAACATCGGTTCGGTCAACATGCAGGCCTTGCAAGAGCTAGACGAGTTTCAAACCCGCTTTGAACAACTCGACGGCCAATTGAAAGACTTGACGGAAGCGAAAGAGTCGCTCGAAAAGATTATCAGCAAGATCAACGTCGACAGCCGCCGTTTGTTCGAGGAAACGCTGGAAACTGTTCGGAGCAACTTTCAGGTTATGTTCCGCCGCGTGTTTGGGGGTGGTTCGGCGGATATTATTGTGGAAGAAGGGGTCGACATTCTGGAAGCGGGGATCGACGTGATCGCCACGCCGCCTGGGAAAAGCTCGCTCAATATCTCGCTACTTTCTGGTGGCGAGCGGGCCCTGACGGCGGTGACGTTGCTGCTGGCTATCTTCCAGTTCCGCCCTAGTCCGTTTTGTATTCTGGACGAAGTCGACGGCCCGCTCGACGAAGCCAACATCGGTCGTTTCGTCGACGTGTTGAACGGCTTTCTCGACTGGACGCGGTTTGTGATCGTGAGTCACTCGAAAGCAACCATGTCAGCCGCCACGACCCTGCACGGTGTAACGATGCAAGAGTCTGGCATCTCGAAACGAGTCAGCGTTCGCTTCGACGACGTAAACGAAACGGGCGACGGCGATGTCTCGGTCGCGTAG